From the Sulfuriferula nivalis genome, the window GGCTGAATCCATGCTTGAATTATACCATTTCACCCCGCCTGAAACCAGCAATAATGCGGGTTTCAGGCATGTTTTTACTGAATCATGAGTGGCTACACCTGCCAGTGGGCAGGGGCTGGGGCACTGAGTCTTTGCCAGTCGATACCTGTGATCAGCCAGTCCCACTGTGTGGGGGTTAAAGGATGGGTGATGGCAGCGATGTCTGGCCAGGTGAAGTGACCACGATGCAGTCGGCGTTGGCACAACCAGACCCCTGTGCCATCCCAGACCAGGAGCTTGACCCGCGTTTGGCGACGATTACGGAAGGCGTAGGCGGCGCCGTCGCAGGGACTGCGACCCAGGCGGTGCTGGATGCGCTGGGAAAGGCCATCTATGCCGATGCGCATGTCCACGGG encodes:
- the tnpB gene encoding IS66 family insertion sequence element accessory protein TnpB (TnpB, as the term is used for proteins encoded by IS66 family insertion elements, is considered an accessory protein, since TnpC, encoded by a neighboring gene, is a DDE family transposase.) yields the protein MISAHPISPIATQVWLVIEPVDMRIGIDGLSQRIQHRLGRSPCDGAAYAFRNRRQTRVKLLVWDGTGVWLCQRRLHRGHFTWPDIAAITHPLTPTQWDWLITGIDWQRLSAPAPAHWQV